The Lutra lutra chromosome 16, mLutLut1.2, whole genome shotgun sequence genome segment aTTTGAGgcattgctacttttttttttttagaattttctagaattattATAATATCCTAACATGCCACCAAAGTTGAGGAACTATtcgttttattaatttattttttaaaaaatttatttatttatttgacagagagagatcacaagtaggcagagaggtaggcagagagagagggggaagcccactccctgctgagcagagagcccgatgcagggctggattccaggaccttgagatcatgacctgagccgaaggcagaggctttaacccactgagccacccaggcgccccaaggaactATTGGTTTAAACTACATGATACTTGTCTCTGAGCTGGGGACAAAGGGACCTTTCTTAGAGGTGAACATCTGAATGATATGGAGGTCTTGTTAGCCAGAACGGAGAGGACAGACTTCTCGGAGGCAACAATGTGCCTGCTAGAGTCACCAAGGTACTGACGGTTAGTCCACACCAGTCAAGGGGCCTGCAGAGAAACTCTGGGGCAACAGGAACAGAGAAGGGGCTGGCCCGGGGGTGATGGGGGCCCATGGAAAAGGCAGGGCCCAGGGAGACAGAGGTGGAGACAAAGGCAGAGCTGGAGACGGGTGCCCACAGCTGCCATCTGCCCTCCCTCCAGACCCCTGGAGTGTGGCTTGGTGGGTTTCCCCATTGCCTGCCCTCAGAGATgaccagagacagagagcagagtcCCAGTCATGGTGTGCAGAGCCCTGGGGATGGTGTTCGGAGGGACGATGGCCTGGGATGGCAGCAGTGCCAACCTGGGTGGGGGGGCACACAGGAGCCACCACCATCAGGGTTAGATCTCTGTGGCCCGTGACGAGGGGTGCACGACGCGCCTTTCCTCAGTCAACCCCTTGAATGCTCATCTCCCAGTGCCAGCAGGTCTTCCTTATATGCACAACACTGCCCTTTCTCAGGTATTTCCCTTGTCTGTTGATTCATGGGTTTATTGTCTGTCCTGGACCATCCACATGGAAGACACATTTTCTGGTCCACAAATAACAAGGCTCTTCCGTATTTCCCAGTACTGTTGCGCCCGGTGGGGCCATGCGAGTGGATCTGGCCAATGGGATGAGAGGTGTGGTGATCTGCTCTGTGACTCCCTGGATCTCCTTGGGGATGGGGCCTCCATTAGCGGTGGTCTCTGATTGCCTTTGGGGAGCAGGGCCCCACAACACCCTGCCACATTAACCACAGACATTCTGCAGCTGACTCGTTACCCCAGCCTAACCTAGCCTATCCTGACTAAACCACTCCAATCAGCTGTAGGTTACTCAAAAGCACAGATCTTGTGTTTCTTCCAGCGCCCGgaagaaatatttgtggaagaccaactcttcctttctgttttgtaaCAACAAAAGTTTACAATTTGGAAGAAGTTGTGCCTACaacagacagattttttttttttttcaaatctgagAATCTAAACACTAGAAGCGATTGAACATTGAAATGGAAGGATGATTTGCTCACGGGGTTACCGTGTTGTGAATCAGGAGGTGACAGGTGCCCCCTGGTGCACTCTGTCCAGTGCGGTGTGGATGGCTGTGAGCAATCCGGAAATGTCACCTGCTTTTGTCTGGTAACACATGAGTTGTGACGATCCTTGGCCATTTATGTTTGAGACAATGGCAATTGTTTGGAAAGGTTGAATCATAATTGGGCAAATATTGTTTTTAGCCCATTCCTTCATCCAAGAACAAcagtagaaagaaaaacagtagtTTGAATCATGGTGTTGGGACAagatcaagtttttttttttttttttccctcccccccgCCCTGAATTGTTTTGAGTTCAAATCCAGTTTGGAAATAGGATTAGACCAGAACAGGTTGGGTTGGGGACGTTTGGACTAAAACAGGTTACGCTGCAAGGTTTATGTTTGATGATGataacagaaaaaaggaagaagaaaaggagggtgggaaggagaggaagaggaaggagaaagagaatctggaGTTTTACCTGCCTGCTCTAAATCTCCCCTCTGGAATGAAATAGGTCAAGTCCTTGGAAACCCCGGGCCATGTCTTCTCTGAACTGGAAGCTTCCATATGTCTCAATAGCCCTTTGCATAAGCGTTTGGAGGAGCCACTCAAAATGTCACCACGGGTGACATTTCTGTGGTATCAGGAAAGAGGAGGTGCTCCAGGGATGCTGGACTGTGACGGGCACAGTGACATGAGACCAAGGCACAGGACTTCCtcacctcagtttcctaatctgtgaaTGGGCTCATAAGACTAACTCATAGGGCTGCAGGGGGATGGCGCTGAAGGGGAGAAAGAGGGCTGGGGACCAGCTAAGgctgtctccttcctcctgcctctggcctggggtaggggtggggaaagATGTCTGTGGGGCTTCAGCTCGGGGAAGACAAGGGACACAAGGTCTTTGACCCAGATGCTATCTTTAAGGTTAATATGGTTTCAACTTCCAGGCTTTTTCAACCCCAATCGGCTCCTGTGAGCTTGTAGTCATCTAAAGTCAGGTGACTTCAGATGAGAAGACGGAAGGAAGAAGGGGGGATTTGGAGCAAGAAACCCCAATGCCACCATTTACATTCATGCACTTAAAtatttagtgagcacctactatgcactGGTCGTTGTTTTAGCCTCAGGGAGATACAGTGAATACAATGGACAAAGGTCTCTGCTCTCATTTTAAAGGGCTGACAGAGGCCGTAAATAGATTAACAGATTGAGATAAAGACAGATGATAACAAGTGTTTTGGAGAAACAAAGCAGGGTGAGTGATAAAGAATGGAGAAAGACCTGTCGCGGGGGATGTTGGTAAGGTTTGGTCTGAGACAGGTGTGATGAGATGCACCTGCCATGATGAGGTTTTGGCTAATGTATCTGTTGGATGGGGCGTTTGAGGTGTCAGCTGGGGTCAGAGAGTAAGGTGGGGCCCACATCACACAGCCCTTTGCAGGGCGATTTATAGACCTGAGGACTTTTTCTAGGGGCAGCAGGGAGCCATGGCAGGATTTTAAACAGAGCATGTTGCTGGGCGAGTAGAATTAAAACCTAAATCTCACCACCCAGGAAACCTCTCCACGAAGGTAgtggagaaacaaaacagatttgtgATGGAGAAGGCATTAAAACAGAACGGCATGCACACCCCAGGCAGTGACAGAAGGAATCCCACCGCCTTATACAGCCCGGCGGAACATTCTGTCCCACACACGACCCCAAGATGAACGATAATTAGTCCGTCGACAGCACCATCTGTCACATAGGGTTCATTCTAACTTCACCTGGTCCTTGGGGACACTATCTGTGCTAACTAACGGGCTTCCTCTGGGGCACAAACATCTACCTTTATGACGGGAAGTAGTAGGTCATTCTGCAACTTGTGGCCAAGTGATGGCCAAGTGCAGCTCCGACCGGAGGCGTTAGGGGGCGCTGTTTCCCCAGATGTTCTTTCAAAAAAGGCggctcccaggtccttgagaaagagcTCCTGACCCACTAAGCTGGCTAGAGGcttttttagcttaaaaaaaaaaaaaaaaaaaaaaattccacaggtttaaaagagaaagaacatgcaaGGACAAATTTTTGGAAGTCAGTCTTTATTTACCAGGGGAGAAAAAtctgttcctttatttttgacggggggtgggggggacgaagcctcttataattatttaaaattccatggtgacatgatctgatttttcTTCCAGGATCTCATCTGGGGGCTCAGAGAGGAATGAACTGCTCCGGAGGGTGATGTCACGTTGGTTTAGGGAGAAATCCAGAGTTCTGTCCTGGGCATGCAAGCCATTATGTTACTATTAAGAAGCcaagttcagggtgcctgggtggctcagtgggttaaagcctctgcattcggctcaggtcatgatcttggggttgtgggattgagtctcgcatcgggctctctgctcaccagggagcctgtttccttctttctgcctgcctctctgcgtacttgtgatctctctctgtcaaataaataaacaaaataaaatcttaaaaaaaaaaagaatccaagttCATGGGTCAGGTAGGCAGGTGGATTTATGAATCAAGAGCTCAGGGCTGGcaggcagctgggtggctgagtcattaagtgtctgccttcggctgaggtcatgatcccagggtcctgggatcatgtcccacaccgggctgcctgctcagtaggaagcctgcttctccctctgccactccccatgcttgtgttcccttgcgctgtctctctctctgtcagataaataaataaaatctttaaaaaaaaaaaaaagctcacggCTGAGATCAGAGACTTTAATTTGGGAAGAGGGTTGGAGGAGAACAGAGGCCTGGAATCCCAGGACGCTAGAGGTGACGGAGTGTTGGAAGGAGGGGTGGCCCGGCAATGGGACCGGGAAGGCTGTTGGGGTGATGGGATGGTGAGTTTGTCCACTCTCGGGCATCTGGGCGAGAGCAGGTTCAACAGAGTGGACGTGACACAGGCTCACGTGGCCGGGTCAGGTGTGCGGAAGCAAAGTGCTGTCAGAGAGCAGACGACCTACTGTCCAGAGGAGTCTCTCCCGGGCAAGGACCACAGAGACATGAGGCAGTAACTAGAGGGGCCGTGGGCTTTGGGAGGATTCCGGTTTTGTTATTATTCAATAATTTGGGTATTTGCAAAACAAGTAAATGGTGCACATGGGGAACATCCAAGCGATACAGAACGACTCGCTGTCTGCCTggtccccctcctcttcccctcactGGAGGGGACACACAGCCCAGGTAACAGCGTAAGGGTTTTTATTTGGGGTTGTATTTGGGGTTGCGGGGAGGAGGGTAAATAAGATGTGAGATACTAGAAACTAGGCACAGAATGGGGGTGGGCAGTGATGGAGAGGCAAGGGGTAATGACGTGAGTCAAGGTCAGGAGCAGGCAAGGTTGAGAGAGGCAGGTGTCCcgggcccagtgcagggctcgccttgggtgggagcagggagtctTTGGCGCAGGGCCTGGTACAGCTGATGCTCTGCTTTCACCATGAGAACTCCTGTGAGTACCCCCACATGGACCCCGGAGAGCTGCCAGCCCTAGTCATTGGTACCCACTGCCAGCTTGTAAACCAGGCAGACTGGCCTTGGCCAATCTCCCCAGCCCGCCCCCATGCACCTGCTGGCCAGGCTGGGCTGCTTCTTGGCTCCCGCTTCAGACCACGCTCCCCAGACCCTGTCCTTTGCTCCTCGGTCCTCTAAGGCCAGACTCCTGGGCCCAGAGGCTGCCTGACCAAGAGTCATAAGGTACCGTGGGTCCTGAGGGTCCACCTTGCTTCCTGGCCTCCTGCCCAGGATCTGCCCTCGGAAATCACCAAGGGGGTTCATGTTGACGACTGCGTGATCTCACCTAGGGGACCCCTAACCTAGGGGTCAAACCTAATTTGAGAGGAGCACATCAGCCTGCATTTCTGAGCCATTTGCCATCAGACAGCCTCGCTGGCCATCCCCTTCGCAGATATGGAGCTGACGCCCACTGTCTAGATGCAAGGTTAATGTCTCCCTGACACCAGCGCCTCCTGCCTCAGGCCCCTGGGGGCCAACGCGGGACTTTGAGGAGACCTTTGCTCGAGTCAGGATGAGAACTGGCTGGGGGCGGGGATGGGACTGGagaggatggggggggggtgagttgcaaaggaaacacacacacacatttgtctgGCTGGTGAACTTTTATTGGTTTCTCTATGTCCAGCAAAGGGGCAGGGACCTGGGGTAGAGAAGCCCGGGGCCCAGAAGGAAATGGGGACATGCACTGATCACAGAGGAGCAAGTGGGGGGCTCCAGGAGCAATCCTCCTAGGGCTGGACAGAGGGGCAGGGGTGCAGCACGGGGAAGCCAGGTCCACTTCAGTGACGGGTCATCTGTGAAGAGGACACAAGGGGACAGGAAGGCGTGTGTCCTGTGTAGGCCTGGTGGCTCCCAGCAGCCTGGTCTCTGGGacagcctctgcccccacctctcaCCTTGGCCATGCTCGGGGGGTATCTGGCTTTGAGGGACTCATCATTCAGCAGAGGCCTCACCAGGCAGGAGCGGCGGTGGGAGAAGGTCTCAAAGCTCTTCTTGCCGTGGTAGGAACCCATGCCGCTGTTCCCTGCAGGGAGAGGCCCTCGGGTCACCCCAAGTGGCCTGAGACCCCCCCAGCTCCCACCTGCAACCCTCAGGcatcccttctctgagcctcctgggaGACAATAGAGAGTGTTCTGAAGAGTTCAGTTTCGGCGATACCGCTAGATGGCTGTGTGACCTCCGgcctgtgtcccctctctcaggGCCTCCATGAAGCAGGCCTGGCATACCAGGGGGCCTAAAGGAACCTCTAGGATCTCGAGGTCAAACATGCTAGTGGCTACGATGGCAGGAGCCAGAGACCCACAGGGGAGAGCTTGTGGAGGTCTGAGGTCCTCTCCTGAACTCCCAAGCCACGGCTGGGAAGGGGGGACATCTGTAGAGGGACAGGTGGGCAGTGAGCTCAGCCCCAGACTCACCCACACCCCCGTAAGGCAGGGAGTGCACAGAGATGTGGACGATGACGTCATTGGCCGTCACCCCACCGCTTGACGTCTCTGCAATCACCTTCTTAATCACCTGCAACGGCATGCAGCCCGCGCCTCAGTCTTCTTCCTGGGGCGCCccagtccctccccaccctgtctgGGTGCATCCCAGAGCCTCAAGGGCCAGGCAGAGCCACACTGTATTCTGAACCCCAGTCGGGgtctcccactctccccacatGTTTTGTACTTTGTGGGAAACAACTGGCTTCAGAGATGAGaaaggggctcagagaggttcagcgACTTGCACAAAATCACACAGCAGGGAGCGCTGAatctgggatttgaatccaggtctgtgGACCCCTGGGTCCTGTTCGCACTGGGTCCTGTCGGGAAGCCCAGGATCCTGGCAGGGAGGGGACCCCAGGCCCACCTTGTCGTTTAGAGAGAACACATAGAGTGCCAGGGGTTTCTCGCGTTGGTTGATGAACTGAATGGCCTCCTCCAGGCTGCGCACACACACGATGGGCATCACCGGCCCAAAGATCTCCTCCTGCATCACTGGGGACTGGGGGTCCACGTCTATGAGGATGGTGGGGGCTGAGGCGGGAAGCAAGCGAGAGTCAGCCGCTGCGGAGACCCCCACCCACCCGCCTGGCGAGCCCGGCATCTAGCTTCCTCTTTCCATTCCTGTAGGGGGTGCTGCCGAGGCTCAGGCAGGGCACCTGACAAGGCCTGCCCGGGCTCCATCACAGCAGACCATGGGGAGAACTGCATATAACCagaagggtgggggaggtgtgggggggtgggcacaggGTCCACATCGAGAGGGAGCAGGCACTGTGCTCTGCCACCACCTGAGCCCTTCCCGGAGCTCTTCATTCCCCACCAAACTGGGGGCAAAGTTGGGGAGGGCGCGGTGCCCTTACCAAAGGCGAGCATACGCACCTATGTATCGGGTGGCCGCGTCCCCCGTGCCTCCGTAGGCGACTTTCTGGCCCTCCATCAAGCCCATCACCCTCTGGAAATGCCGGGAGTTGATGATCCTTCCGTAGTCACGGGACTTCTTGGCGTCCTCCCCATAGAACTCCTACAGAAAACAGGAGGCAGGCTTCAGGTGAGGATGTGGTACTTCATTATGGCCATCGGCTGAGAGCTGACCTTGGCCTGGGAGCACAGGCCACATCGACAGGTGCACAGCGACACCAAGGGCTACTGGACTGCCATGACATCTGGGGCGCTCCAGACATCCACGGCATGAGACTTGCGGTGAGACAGCATTGTTTGAAAGAAATACATGCACAGTCGTGTGGACAGGGCATTAGGATCAAACGTGTGTGTTCACAGAAAGGAAATGGGAGGGAACATACCAGTAAGTCAGTAGTGATTGTCTTGGGGTGGTGGGTTTCTGggaggagcttttttttttttttgctttacgctttattcttttataatcttttccCAAATTATCTACAATGAGCGTAGATTACTTTtaggatcagaaaaaaaaatatccagtgtttTCTAAAGTCTAGACTGCCCCCCCAACACTGCCTTATAGCCCCTCTCTCACTCAGCccccggggcggggtggggcacAATCACTCACTTTCAGGGACTTTTTCAGCTTCTCCACAATTTGATTCTGGATGGAGGGGTCACAGAGGATGTAGTCGGGGCCCACACAGGTCTGGCCGCTGTTCATGAATTTCCCCCAGGCGATGCGTCTGTGAAAATTCCAGAGTAGATCGCATTCCGCAAGGCGCAGGAGGTGCCCCCAGACGAGCATCTCAATTCCACCAGCGCAGGATCGAGGTGCGAGGGACTGAGCTCTGCAGGAGAGCTCTCAGGCGGGCAGAAGCCAGAGGCTTCAAGACTCAGAGCAAGACTGTGGTCCGCGTGAGCTGGACCACACCTCACCTGCAGGCGATGTCCAGGTCACAGTCCTTGTCTACATAGCAGGGGTTCTTCCCCCCCAGCTCCAGCGTGACAGGGGTCAGGTGCTTGGCCGCCGCCATCATGATGATCTTCCCCACGGCGGTGTTCCCGGTGTACAGAATATGGTCAAATCTTTCCTTGAGCACCTCTGTGGTCTCGGGAATGCCCCCAGTGATCACCGGATACAGGTCCTTCCATGCGAGGAGAGAGACGAGGCTCAGGAAAGACCACAacctctcctccccccaaccccagacaGCCCCCATCAAACAGACCCCCCTCTCCTGACACCGGGACTCCATTCACCTCTATGGGACAGGCCAGCTCTCCTTGCCCCAACCCAAGGCTTAGCCTCTTGCTGGAAAAATGCACAGTTTCTCAAGCCCCAAAGACCCGGAGAGCACCTCACCCTGTCCAGGTACTGAGGGACGATGGTGGCCAGCAGGTTCGCCATGTTCTCACTCAGCTCCGAGGGCTTGGTGACTACCGCATTCCCTGCGGAGCACAGGGAGTCAGAGTCCTACCCTCCCAGGGACCAAGCCTGGAGCCCCATCCGTTCTGGGTCCATCAGACCCCATGAAAGACAGATCcatcagaccatgacctgacccaggTCTCCATCAGGCCTGAGCTCCCCACCCTCTCTGGCCACACTCAGCAGGGGTGGGACTGTGATCCCTGGTGACTCCCTCCTGAAAGGGGGCCCATGTACCTGCAGCAATGGCGCCCACCATGGGCTGGATGGTGACGGTGAAGGGGTAGTTCCAGGTGCCGATGACGAGGACCACGCCTAGGGGCTCCGAGTGGATGTAACACTCGTCCTGCTGGGTCTGGAGACTCTTCTCCACGGGCTCGTCCGCAGCCCACTCGGGGAGTTTCTTGATCATGTACTCGACCTCTTCCAGGACATAAACCATTTCCTCGTAGTAGGCGTTCCATTCATTCTACAGTGGAGACAGGGCTCCGTGTGAGCTCACGGGCTAGAGATCGAGGGAATCACTGGGGCTTGGCTGTGGTCCTGGCACACTGTTCCCTGGATTTGGAACCCTGAATGAGCTGCCTACCCTCTCCGGATCTCAGCTTCCTGATCTGAAAAATGGGAGTGTGGTCTGGACCTCCCAGGAGGTCAGGGCTGGGTGGGCATGTTGGACACAGCCCGGCATGTTGCAGCCACGGTGATGGGGGATGTTCATGGGGGGCTCCCCAGGCCGGGGGCTGGGGCCAGAGAAGGCACGGGGGTCCGAGCCAAGCTGAGGTCTTGCCACTGGGGTGGTGGACCCACGAGGCACCCTTTCTGCCAGTGTTGGGGGCCCAGGCAGGTTTGGACATGTCAAGTTCCATGACGCCTCCATGGTGCCTCCGAGGCATGGTTCCATGTTGCCTCCGAGGAACTCAGATCTGGGCAGTGATGTGAAGGTCATTACTGGGTGGGGAGAACCCAGTGGAGGTGCGCCCAGGAACGCTTATAGGTTGAAATGAGCCGTGAACCCAGGATGGAGCCCTAAGAAGGCCACCTTGAAGAAAGAGGTCCAGGAAAAAGACAGCCAAAGAGAGGACAAAATCCAGGAGACCctcagcagcagagggagagggagaagagggttcAAGGGATCCTCctggagtgggtggggaggaagccaccatgcaggggtgaggagagaggaggagaggacgTCAGAACACACAGCTCTTCAGTGAATTTTGGCTGTGAAAGAGCAAAACAGAAGTTGTGAAGCTTTTGTTTTAAGACAAGGAACTCTTATAAAAATACAGGAGCATGGGACCTATCCCAGGAGGGGGATAAACTCCAGCTAACCCCCTGCTCTTCTCCAAGGCAGAATCGAACTGTGGGATCAAGGCCAGGTGTCTTGGGGGCAGCAAGGTAAAGGCTTTGAGAATTGGCAGGTGTCTGATTTTGCTCAGGGTGAGGgatggatggggagggagggaggggcccttTGGGATGCCAAGCTGGGATGTTTTCTTGGGCGGCAGGGTGGACTAGGTGGCCCTACATCGGGCTGAGGGCTGAGGGAATGAGCAGACCAGAAGTTCACGGTGTCTGCCCACAGGCCATGGCAAAAAACGGTGGCCTCATGCTCTGGCTGGGTGGAGAAAGGAAGTGAAGCCAGGAGGAAATGGCAGGCAGATGGGTGAAAGGAGCTGCTGCCCGTGTGCTGAGCTGCAGGGGAATCTGGGATTCGGAATGGGTCAGAAGGAGTGGCCTGAGCGCCCCATCTCAGGGTCTGATGGTTTGAGCCTCacttttcctcctctataaaaggGTCCTGCCAGGGGCAGCGTGCTTTGAGGACTAGGTGAGGTTCTAGGCAAAGAGCTGGGCACAGACCGCCAGCGCGCAGCAGATGTCCCAAAAGCGAGCAGCGACCTTTCCTGTTGCTGTCCCACGCCTCCGGGGTGTTGGGGGCACGGGGCGCACCTTGTGGAGGTCTGCGGTCAGCGCGCCGACGAGGTCCTTCTCGTGCTCCTTGATCATGCGCCGCAGCGCCTCTAGCTGCTGGATCCGGAACTGCAGCGGGCGGGTCTTGCCCGAGTTGAAGGCGGCTCTGGCCCGCTGCACGACCTCACTCATTTTGCTCATGGTGCCTGGGGGGAGAAAGTACCTTGGAcctgggggctgggagctggCACCCTCATTGCTCCTGCACCGAGTTAATTTTATAGGAACAACGCTGGGAAAATGGCATGCTTTTGCCTTCTCAGCTCCCTAACCCAGACATCCCAACCTCTGGCCCTCCCATACCCCCTGAGCTGATGACAAATCTGCAGGGAGAGCCAGGGAGCAATGACTCGAGACCCTAATTGCTCGCGGTGAGTTCCGGGCTGTGTGCCGGGGCAGGTCCTTCCTGACATCTCTCAACCTTCACTCCCCCGCTTGGCCCTCTTGCAAAGTTGGAGACCCTGACAGGCAAACATGCCAAGAGCCAGGTGCATCCAGCCCGGCCGGTTTCTGGGTTAGACTGGCCCACACAGGTCGTGATTCCACAGCCAGCTGATTCCAGAAAACCCAGTGTCCGTCTTTAAACCAGAGTGTGCCTGTAACACCTGGGAGACACGGGGTATGGGCCAGCACAGGTCTCAGCTTCTGAGTTGCACACAGAAGTGCGGAGGGAATTCCTGCTAGCCGTGCAAGAAACCATACTGGCAAACTGGGATGGCTCTTCTGGGGGCCCTCTGGCAACCTCTAGCAGAAGCCTTTACAATGTTTTTCTCTATGATACTGCAGGTCCACATTCAGGAGCTCACAGAAATCATAGCATTCCCAAGCATTCATGAATAAAAACAAGGTCACCAAGGTTGTATACAACAGAGGACTACTGGAAACATACTAAATGGCCAGTGGCAATGGAAATGTGGTAGACAGCACTCGTGTAATGGATGACTGTGCAGGATTTAGGGGGGAAGTAGAGCTCTCTTGCTCTCAGAGCCTGATGTGTCCCAGGCACGAGGCACAAGCATGAGATACAAGAAAGAAAGCAGGTTACAGAACAGCAGGAACACGAGGCATGCACCTAGAGGTGTGTGTACACAC includes the following:
- the ALDH3A1 gene encoding aldehyde dehydrogenase, dimeric NADP-preferring — protein: MSKMSEVVQRARAAFNSGKTRPLQFRIQQLEALRRMIKEHEKDLVGALTADLHKNEWNAYYEEMVYVLEEVEYMIKKLPEWAADEPVEKSLQTQQDECYIHSEPLGVVLVIGTWNYPFTVTIQPMVGAIAAGNAVVTKPSELSENMANLLATIVPQYLDRDLYPVITGGIPETTEVLKERFDHILYTGNTAVGKIIMMAAAKHLTPVTLELGGKNPCYVDKDCDLDIACRRIAWGKFMNSGQTCVGPDYILCDPSIQNQIVEKLKKSLKEFYGEDAKKSRDYGRIINSRHFQRVMGLMEGQKVAYGGTGDAATRYIAPTILIDVDPQSPVMQEEIFGPVMPIVCVRSLEEAIQFINQREKPLALYVFSLNDKVIKKVIAETSSGGVTANDVIVHISVHSLPYGGVGNSGMGSYHGKKSFETFSHRRSCLVRPLLNDESLKARYPPSMAKMTRH